In Pradoshia eiseniae, the following are encoded in one genomic region:
- the glgA gene encoding glycogen synthase GlgA: MNVLFVVSECVPFAKSGGLADVAGSLPKELKKLGHEVRVLLPKYGTIPARFFDSAKRIAEFEVQLSWRRQYCGIYELEYEGIIYYFMDNEYYFHRPKLYEQFDDGERFAYFCKAAIETLYHIPFLPDIIHTHDWHTGMIPFLLKTQHHNTKLANVKNVFTIHNLMFQGIYEKGFLGDVLGVHYDFFNQVEFGGCVNFMKTALTYSDAITTVSPTYKEEIKTAYFGERLEGILQSRDQDLYGIVNGIDHDLYNPKNDPSLAQPFSANDLAGKKMNKKKLQEYFNLPVDEDKPVIAVVSRLTKQKGFDLVRAVFHEIMQQDVQFILLGTGDPEFEHFFGYSAQWYPDKCRVHIGFNEDLAHQIYAGADLFLMPSKFEPCGLSQLIAMRYGTLPIVRETGGLRDTVQPYNEYTGEGNGFSFTNFNAHDMLYTIQRAVSFYKKPDVWKNIVKNSMKKDYSWERSAIEYERLYTDLI, translated from the coding sequence GTGAATGTTTTATTTGTTGTATCTGAGTGTGTGCCATTTGCAAAATCTGGTGGGCTGGCCGACGTGGCCGGCTCACTTCCAAAAGAATTAAAGAAACTAGGGCATGAGGTAAGGGTGCTGCTTCCGAAGTATGGAACAATCCCTGCCCGTTTTTTTGATTCCGCTAAAAGAATAGCAGAATTTGAGGTGCAGCTTAGCTGGAGAAGGCAGTATTGCGGAATATATGAACTAGAATATGAGGGAATCATTTATTATTTCATGGATAATGAATATTACTTCCATCGTCCTAAATTATATGAGCAATTTGATGACGGAGAGCGCTTCGCCTACTTTTGCAAGGCGGCTATTGAGACGCTTTATCATATTCCTTTTCTGCCGGACATTATACACACCCATGACTGGCATACAGGAATGATTCCGTTTCTCTTGAAGACACAGCATCACAATACGAAGCTGGCTAACGTAAAGAACGTATTTACCATTCATAATTTAATGTTCCAAGGGATTTATGAAAAAGGCTTCCTTGGTGACGTGCTTGGCGTGCATTATGATTTCTTTAATCAGGTTGAGTTCGGAGGATGCGTCAACTTCATGAAAACAGCGCTAACCTATTCTGACGCTATCACGACGGTCAGCCCAACCTATAAGGAAGAAATCAAAACCGCGTATTTTGGGGAGAGGCTTGAGGGAATACTGCAATCTAGGGATCAGGATTTATATGGCATCGTAAACGGGATTGACCATGACTTGTACAATCCGAAGAACGATCCATCCTTGGCACAGCCTTTCAGCGCAAATGATTTAGCCGGCAAGAAGATGAATAAGAAAAAGCTCCAGGAGTATTTTAACTTGCCGGTTGACGAGGATAAGCCGGTAATCGCTGTTGTTTCACGCCTGACGAAACAAAAAGGATTTGACTTAGTGCGGGCTGTCTTCCATGAAATCATGCAACAGGACGTTCAATTTATCTTGCTTGGAACGGGTGATCCGGAATTTGAGCACTTCTTTGGTTACTCAGCTCAGTGGTATCCGGATAAATGCCGTGTGCATATAGGATTTAATGAAGATCTTGCGCATCAAATCTATGCGGGAGCTGATCTATTCCTTATGCCGTCTAAGTTTGAGCCATGCGGATTGAGTCAATTAATTGCCATGCGCTATGGTACTTTGCCAATCGTGCGCGAAACAGGAGGCCTGCGCGACACTGTACAGCCATATAATGAGTATACAGGAGAAGGAAACGGCTTTTCCTTTACGAATTTTAATGCTCATGACATGCTTTATACGATTCAGCGGGCTGTGTCTTTCTATAAGAAACCAGATGTTTGGAAGAATATCGTCAAGAATTCAATGAAAAAAGATTATAGCTGGGAACGCTCGGCCATTGAATATGAGAGATTATATACAGACTTGATTTAG
- a CDS encoding GlgC family sugar phosphate nucleotidyltransferase: MNKSLLGIIDATQNFESLDILTNHRNVAALPIAGRFRLIDFILSSMVNSGISNVAVYPQHHFRSLMDHLGTGKNWDLNRKRDGLFFLPVPHTAETNGEITSLEHFSYHMTYLERSEQEFVVVANSHTVCNIDFNAVLKEHLKMGGDITEVKKGKVSLNMYVLKKDLLVKLIEERKETGYTSVSEAVQDHYSGFKVNVYEYDGYLATVDSIGSYFQTSMELLKVDNWYQLFMKTSPIYTKVKDEPPSKYGAGSNVTQAMVANGCVIKGEVDHSIIFRAVNVDEGTSIKNSIIMQKTKIGKNCKLDYVILDKDVEIADGTVLIGSPFQPIVVQKGVKQGELMNS; this comes from the coding sequence ATGAATAAATCATTGTTGGGCATCATTGATGCCACGCAAAACTTTGAATCTCTTGATATATTAACAAACCACCGTAATGTAGCAGCCTTGCCAATTGCAGGCCGCTTCCGGCTGATTGATTTTATTCTGTCTAGTATGGTGAATTCCGGAATTTCTAATGTGGCCGTCTATCCTCAGCACCATTTCCGCTCCTTGATGGATCACCTTGGAACAGGGAAGAATTGGGATTTGAACAGAAAGAGAGATGGGTTGTTCTTCTTGCCAGTCCCTCATACAGCAGAGACAAACGGTGAAATTACCTCTTTGGAGCATTTCTCCTATCATATGACCTATCTTGAGAGAAGCGAGCAGGAATTTGTGGTTGTCGCCAATAGCCATACGGTATGTAATATTGATTTCAATGCCGTATTAAAAGAGCATTTGAAAATGGGCGGAGATATTACAGAAGTCAAAAAAGGCAAGGTTTCCCTCAATATGTATGTCTTGAAAAAGGATTTGCTTGTGAAACTGATTGAGGAACGCAAGGAAACGGGCTATACATCCGTGAGTGAAGCTGTACAGGACCATTATTCTGGCTTTAAGGTCAACGTATATGAATATGATGGATACTTGGCAACTGTTGATTCTATCGGTTCCTATTTCCAAACAAGCATGGAATTGCTGAAGGTTGACAATTGGTATCAGCTATTCATGAAAACTAGCCCGATTTATACGAAGGTTAAGGATGAGCCGCCTTCCAAGTACGGCGCCGGCTCCAATGTTACGCAAGCAATGGTCGCCAATGGCTGTGTTATTAAGGGTGAGGTTGACCACAGCATTATCTTTAGAGCAGTTAATGTTGATGAGGGAACAAGCATCAAAAACTCAATCATCATGCAAAAAACCAAGATAGGCAAGAATTGCAAATTGGATTATGTCATCCTCGATAAAGATGTTGAGATTGCTGATGGTACAGTATTAATCGGTTCTCCATTCCAGCCAATCGTTGTTCAAAAAGGTGTAAAGCAAGGAGAGTTGATGAATTCGTGA